Sequence from the Kribbella aluminosa genome:
TGACCCGGCGTGGCAACAAAGCCGACAGGCACCGCCCCACCAGCCGCGCCGGCGGAACCCGTCCCCGCGGACGCGGGTGGGACCTCGGTTGTCAGCTTTTCGCCGGCGGCTTGCCAGGCGGCTTGGCCGCCGTTGAGGACTCGGACGTTGGTGAGGCCGAAGTACCGGAAGGTCCACCAGGCTCGGGCGGCCGACATGGAGGTGGCGGCGTCGTAGACGACCACGGGGGTGTCGGCGGAGGTGATGCCGAGGCGGTGGAAGATGGCTGTCACGGTGGTTGCGTCGGGCAACGGGTGGCGGCCGGGGCCGGGTGGGCCGGCCAGCTCGGTGTCGAGGTCGACGAAGTACGCACCGGGCAGATGGCCCGCGTCGTACGCCTCCTTGCCGGGCGGGCCCGCGAGGTTCCATGTCACATCAGCGAGCACCGGAGCAGTCCCCAGCGCGCGCAGTTCCTCGACGGTGATCAACGGGCTCACGATGCAGCTCCTCCGAACGGCAGGACCTCGGGTGACAGCGTGGCGCGGGCGCGCGCCTGGGTGAGGCGGCGGCGGTGGTGCCGGCGGCAGAGGACCTCGTACGCGACCTCGTGGTCCCGCGTCTCCATGTCGCCCACCACCAACTGTTCGCCTTCGGTCACCATCTCCCCACTGATCGTACGGGCGTTGTGCGTGGCCCGCTCGCCGCACCAGCACAACGCCTCGACCTGCAGCAGTTCCATCCGGTCCGCGAGCTCCACGAGCCGCGCCGACCCGGGGAACAGTGTGGCCCGGAAGTCGGTCAGGATCCCGAAGCAGAACACGTCGATCTGCAACTCGTCGACCAGCCGCGCCAGCTGCTCGATCTGCAGCGGGCTGTAGAACTGGGCCTCGTCGCAGACCGCGTAGTCGATCCGCCCGCCGTGCGTCAGCTCGCCGACCACGTAGTCCCAGAAGTCGAACTCGTCACGGACCTCGACCGCGTCCGCGGACAGCCCGAGCCGGGACGAGAGCACCGAGTCCCCGGCCCGGTCGCGGCTGGTGAAGATCCGGCCGAGGCGGCCGCGCGCCTTGTGGTTGTGGTCCATCTGCAGCGCCAACGTCGACTTGCCGCAGTCCATGGTTCCGGTGAAGTACAGGAGCTCAGCCACGGGCGAACATCCTGCCAAGTCAACGGACCGTTCCGCACTCCGGGGTGTGTCGGAGGGGTGGGTTGGGTTCTGGGCCCTGGGTCCGTTTGAATGAATCGTGCGCAAACCCCTGCTTCTCGTCCTCGCGGTCTGCCTGCTGGCCGTCTCCGCAGTTCAGCCGGCTGCCGCGGCGCCGGCTCGAGCCGAGGCCGGGCTGCGGGCGTACTTCGTGATCACCGCGCCGAACCAGACCGCCAGGGTCACGGGTGCGATCACGCAGAACGGCGGCGCGGTGTATGCGGCGTACGACGCGATCGGGGTGATCGTGGTGCACTCGACGGCGGCCGATTTCGCGGACAAGCTGCGCGGCGTCGACGGCGTACAGAAGGCCGGCGCGACCCGGACCACGGACCTGCCGGCGGAGGTCGGCAACCCGGCGATCCCGCAGCAGGTGCCGGAGGTCGCGACCACGCAGGCGGAGTCCGACCGCGCGGACATGGCACAGATCGGCGCGGATCGGGCCTGGACGAAGAACCTGGGGTCCAAGAACATCACGGTCGGCGTCCTCGACACCGGCGTCGACGACCAGCACCCGGACCTG
This genomic interval carries:
- a CDS encoding thymidine kinase, translated to MAELLYFTGTMDCGKSTLALQMDHNHKARGRLGRIFTSRDRAGDSVLSSRLGLSADAVEVRDEFDFWDYVVGELTHGGRIDYAVCDEAQFYSPLQIEQLARLVDELQIDVFCFGILTDFRATLFPGSARLVELADRMELLQVEALCWCGERATHNARTISGEMVTEGEQLVVGDMETRDHEVAYEVLCRRHHRRRLTQARARATLSPEVLPFGGAAS
- a CDS encoding sulfurtransferase, whose amino-acid sequence is MSPLITVEELRALGTAPVLADVTWNLAGPPGKEAYDAGHLPGAYFVDLDTELAGPPGPGRHPLPDATTVTAIFHRLGITSADTPVVVYDAATSMSAARAWWTFRYFGLTNVRVLNGGQAAWQAAGEKLTTEVPPASAGTGSAGAAGGAVPVGFVATPGHLPVLDAEGAAAAVGRGILLDARAPERYAGEVEPMDPVAGHIPGAVNAPTGANVNESGHFLPPAELRARFSALGVTDGTEVAVYCGSGVTAAHEALALESAGIPATVYIGSWSEWVTNPTRPVATGS